The following is a genomic window from Caldicellulosiruptor danielii.
TTGATAAAAACTTTGCAAAAGAGTATTTTGCAAATTCTAATTATCTTTCAAAAATTGTAAAGGCAGCAAGGTTACTGAATTATCCTCTTTGCTCAAGTTTTGGAAGGATATTTGATGTTGTGGGTGTACTTTTAAGATGTGGAGAGAAAAACAATTTTGAAGCACAGATTCCAATGATTTTAGAAAGTATTGCTGATAAGACAGAAGAAGGGTTTTATAATTTTGTTATGAATTTTGAACATGAAATTGAAATAGATATTGTGTATATATTACAACAAATCATTAATGATATTAAAAGAAAGACTGACATATGCTTGATTTCTGCGAAATTTCACAACACCGTTGCAAAAATAGTTGTTGAAGTGGCAAAAAGGTTGAGAGAAAATTATAATAAAGATGTTGTAGTACTATCTGGTGGAGTATTCCAAAACAGGCTTTTGCTTGAAAAGACAGTGTCTATGCTTGAGAAAGAGCACTTTAAAGTGTATTTTAATTCTTTTTTCCCTATAAACGATGGGGGAATTTCAGCTGGACAAGTATATTATACAATCCAATTATTAAAAAACTGTTAAGGGAGTTTTAAAAATATGTGTTTAGGGTATCCTGCAAAGGTAGTCGAAATTTTAGAAGATGGCAAAAAAGCTATTGTTGACTATTTAGGTTTGAAGAAAACTATAAATGTGTCTCTCATAAAAGGAGTAGCTGTTGGTGATTATTTACTTATTCATTCAGGAGTTGCAATTGAAAAAATAGATGAAAAAGAAGCCGAGGAAATAGAAAAACTTTTTGGTGAGGTAAGAAATGCAAACTTATGATGCTGTAAATACTATTGTTAACATAATAAAAAACAACATTGAAAAGATTGGCAGGCAGCTAAGAATAATTGAGGTGTGTGGTACCCATACTGTTTCAATTTACCGAAACGGTTTTCATACTCTTTTTAAAGGATATATAGATTTTATTTCAGGTCCCGGCTGTCCAGTTTGTGTAACTCATGAAGGGTATATAAATAATCTCATTGAGCTTGCAAAAATGAACTATACTATCTACACTTTTGGAGACCTACTGAAGGTACCAGGAAAGAGTATGTCTTTAGCTGAGGCAAGAGCAGAAGGTGCCAAGATTAAAATTATGTATTCACCGGTTGATATTGTTGAGAATATATCCGAAAATGAAGAAGCAATCATTGCTGCAATAGGATTTGAGACAACAGTGCCAGCCTTTGCTCTGAGCATAGAAAAGGTATTAGAAAGGGGTCTGAAAAATGTCAAGTTTGCATGTGAGCTTAAAACCATTGACCAGCCGCTAAAAGTTCTCTTAAAAGATCACATAAAAGTGGATGGACTTATCCTGCCAGGACATGTTGCAACAATCTTGGGTGTTGATGGATTTAAGTTTGTTGAAGAGTTTAAGATTCCTTCTGTAATATCTGGATTTGAAAAGTATGATATTTTGCTTTCTTTGATGAGTTTAACACAAAGTATCTTAGATAGTGATTTTACAGTAAAAAATGAGTACAAAAGAGTAGTAAAAAAAGAAGGTAACACAGTTGCAAAAAGGTATATAGAGAGGTTCTTTGATAGAACTGATGCGTATTTTAGAGGACTTGGCTTGATTGAGGGAGGTGGGTTGAGACTTAAAAGTGAGTATTCTGCCTTTTCAGTCCAGCTTAAATATGACTATGAAAGTCTTTCTAATTCTGCGTGCAGGTGTGCAGATGTGCTCACAGGCAAATTAAAGCCTTTTGAATGTCCTCTTTTTGAAAAGGTGTGCACACCTCAGACCCCAAAAGGTGCATGTATGGTATCACAAGAAGGTTCTTGCAATGCATACTTTAGATTTGGGAAGTGGAAATGATGAGGACTATTCGCAAGGAACATGGCAATGGCGGGAAACAGACATATGAGCTGATTGACAGACTTTTCAAGCCAATATTTGGTTCTGAAATATTGAAAAGTGGTGATGATTCAACAGTATTTTCTTTAAACGGATTGATAGTTGGAATATCAACAGATTCTTTTGTAGTAAAGCCATATTTTTTTAATGGAGGAGATATTGGAAAGCTTTCGGTATGTGGCACAGTAAATGACTTAGCTGTTGCAGGACTTGAACCAAAGTATATTACCGTGTCTTTTATAATTGAAGAAGGATTTTCCATGGATGATTTAGAGAAAATTACAAGATCAATAAAGAAATATGCAGATATAGCAAAGGTTGAGGTTGTTGCAGGAGATACGAAGGTTGTAGAAAAAGGTGCGGCAGATGGAGTATTCATAAATACGACCGGTTTAGGTGTTGCAAAAGATGTCGAAAAATTGCCTTCAATTTCAAAGATAAAAAGTGGTCAAATTGTGATTGTCAGTGGGGATATAGGAAGACATGGAGCATGCATATATTCTCACAATGAAGACCTTGGGTTTGAAGACAGGATAGAATCTGACTGTGGGCTTTTGTCAGATGCAATTTCAGAGCTGATGCGAGAGGTAGATGTTGTTTATATGAAAGACCTTACAAGAGGTGGACTTGCCACAGCTTTAAATGAGATTGTTCAAAAATCTGGCTTTGATATAAGAGTTGAGGAAAACAGAATACCTGTGGCAGATGAGGTAAAAGCTCTGTGTGATATCCTGGGGCTTGATAGCTATTATCTTGCCTGTGAAGGTAGGTTTGTTGCCATAGTAAATGGTGATGAAAAAGATAAAGCTATTGAGATTTTGAGAAAATACAATGGGTTTGCATGTGAAATTGGGATGGTTGAAGAAAGTAGAGAAAAGAGAGTATATCTGTCAACCACCTTTGGCGGCACGAGAATTTTGGACATGCTTTATTATGAGATGTTACCAAGAATTTGCTAAGAAGAATTTGTGACGGGGATGAGGGTGAAAGGAATGTGCATGACAGTACCTTTGAGTTTTGTCAACAGGAAAACAAACATCTTTGTCGGGACGGCGGGAAGTGGCAAAAGTGAGATAGCTCTGAATGTTTCTTTGGAGCTTGGAGAGTTTTTCAACGTAAATTTAATCGATGCAGATGTAATAAATTTTTATTATAACCTGAGAAGTATTAAGCATATTATTGAGAATAAAAATATAAATTTTATCTCCACACACTTTGAGGACAAAAGCATAGACCTTCCAGTTCTTTCTGGCAGGGTTTTTGAAGCGCTGAGCAGTTCAAACGGAGTCAACATAATAGATGTTGGTGGCGATGAGCTTGGCAGTAGAGTTGTTGGCCAGTTCAAAGAACTGCTTGACAAAAAAGGATACAGTCTTTTTTATGTTGCCAACATATACAGGCCGTTTAATTCAAATGAGGAAGAAATCTTGCAGAACATGCATGAAATTGAGAGCATTCTGGGGATGAACATTACAGCTATTATAAATAATTCACATCTTCTTTCAGAAACAAAGCCAAAAGATATTATAAGAAGTCTTAAAATTATCCAAAACGTAGCTAACCAAAAAGATATTCCCTACATTCTTACTGTGGTAGAAGAAAAACTATTTGAAGAAGAGCTTTTAGAAGAGATAAAAAAATATTCTCTTGTATATGCCATTAAAAGGTATATAATAAGATAAGAAGCCATTTTGGGGGTTGATAAGTTGAAGCTCAAAATCGAGTATGATAAGTGCAAAAGTTGTGGACTTTGTGTGGAAATCTGTCCCAAGAAAATCTTGTATATAGACAGGAGCAGAATAAACAAAAAAGGGTATAACCCTGTTGAAGTAAAAGACCAAAACTCATGTATTGGCTGTGGAAGCTGTTATAAGGTTTGTCCTGATATAGTGTTTGAGGTAGGTGAGTAAACTTTGAAAATTCTTATGAAAGGAAATGAAGCCATCGCTGAGGCAGCACTGAGAGCTGGTTGTGACTGTTTTTTTGGATACCCAATCACACCTCAGACAGAACTTTTGCAGTATATGGCTAAGAAGCTTTTGAAAAGTGGCGGGGTGTTTATCCAAGCGGAGAGCGAAGTTGGAGCAATCAACATGGCATACGGTGCAGCAAGCTGTGGCAAGCGGGTTATGACATCATCATCTGGGCCTGGGATAAGCTTAAAACAAGAGGGTATATCATATTTAGCAGGTGCTCAGCTTCCATGTGTGATTGTCAACATTATGAGAGGTGGACCAGGGCTTGGAAATATAAACGCTGCCCAGTCTGATTATCTTCAGGCTACAAAAGGTGGCGGACATGGAGATTATAAAGTGATTGTGCTTGCGCCATCTTCTGTGCAAGAAGCTGTAGAGCTTACAATGAAGGCGTTTGACCTTGCAGACAAGTACCGAAACCCTGTTATGATTTTAGGTGATGGAATGCTTGGACAGATGATGGAGGTTGTTGAGTTTGACGATAGCTATCAACCACAAAAGATGGAAAAACCATGGGCGGTGACGGGTGACAGGAATAGAGAAAAAAGAGTGACAAACTCTCTCTATATTGTTCCTGAGGAACTTGAAAAGCATAATTTAAAGCTAAGGGAGAAATACAAAAAGATAAAAGAAAATGAGGTAATGGTTGAAGAGTACTTGGCAGACGATGCAAGGGTTATTTTTGTCTCATTTGGAATGTGTGCAAGGATTGTAAAAAGTGCTGTAAACAGATTAAGACAAGCAGGCGAGAAGGTTGGGCTTGTAAGGCCAATTACGCTTTGGCCATTTCCAGAAAATGAGCTAAAAAGTTATGCATCAAAAGAGGAAGTAGAATTTTTTATTGACATTGAGATGAATTTGGGACAAATGCTTGAGGATGTTAAGCTTTCTGTAGAGGGGAAAAAAGAAGTACATTTTTATGGAAGAACAGGTGGTATGGTTCCCACAATTCAAGAGATAATGGACTTTTATTATTCCCTTGAAAAATAGCAAATAGGGCACACCAAATTTGAGAGGAAGATGATTAGGATGAAGTTCAAAAGACCTGATTGTTTGACAAAAGAAAGTATGCATTATTGCCCAGGGTGCGGTCACGGAATCATTCACAGACTGATTGCCGAGGTTATTGACGAGGATTACAAAGAGAGTAAAATAATAGGTGTAGCTCCTGTCGGTTGTGCAGTTTTTATATATGACTATTTTAATTTTGACTTTGTAGCAGCAGCTCATGGAAGAGCCACAGCCGCTGCAACAGGGGTAAAAAGAAGCATTCCAGATGCTCTTGTGTTTTCATATCAAGGTGATGGTGATATTGCAGCCATCGGAACATCTGAGGTCATACATGCAGCAACCCGTGGTGAAAACTTTACAGCCATTTTTGTCAACAACGGAGTTTATGCTATGACAGGTGGTCAAATGGCTCCGACAACAATTCCTGGTCAGGTAACAGTTTCATCTCCATATGGACGTGACCCAAAGGTGCAAGGTTATCATATAAAACTTTGTGAAATGCTTGTGCCACTTGACGGTGTTGCTTTTGTTGCAAGAACATCAATACATAACTTAAAAAATATTGAGCTTACCAAAAAAGCTATAAAAAGAGCTTTTGAAGTTCAGATGAACAATGAAGGCTTTTCTATTATAGAAGTGCTTTCAAACTGCCCTACAAACTGGGGACTTTCGCCTTGTGAGAGTATGAAGAGGATAGAAAATGAGGTGCTAAAATACTACAGTTTAGGAATTTTCAAGGATAAAGGTAGGGGAATTTGAAGATGACAGAGGAGATTTTAATTGCAGGATTTGGTGGGCAAGGAGTCCTTTTTTTAGGCCAGGTGTTTGCCTATCTTGGAATGAAAAAGGGATTTAATGTATCATGGCTTCCATCGTACGGACCTGAAATGAGGGGTGGGACAGCAAACTGCAGTGTTATAATCTCAAATGATATGATTGGTTCTCCTGTTGTGTTTAATCCCGATACATTATTTGTCTTAAATAAACCATCGCTTGAAAAATTTGAACCTACAATAAAAAAAAGTGGTTTGTTACTTGTAAACAGTTCTCTTGTGGATATTTTGGCAAATAGAAATGATATAGAAGTTCATTATATTCCAGCAACTGAGATTGCTTCAAGTGTTGGAAATGTCAGAGTTGCAAACATCGTAATGTTTGGTGCATATTTGGCAATAAAGCAAAACTTTTCAGCTTATGAGGCGAAAGGTGTTTTAAGAGAGTTTTCAAAAACTGAAGAAATTTATAATTTAAATTGTTTGGCTCTTGAAAAGGGTTTTGAAGCAATTGCTGGACGGGGGTAAAATTTGAGGTGAAAAAGTATATATTGATTGGGATTGTAGTAGTGCTTTTGATAGCAAGCACAGTTTTAGGATATACTCTTTATGACAATGTTACAAAAGTTCTTAACACAGATAGGATTTATAAGGGTGTTTATGTTGAGGGTGTTCATTTGGGTGGACTTACCACAGAAGAGGCTCTTGAGCTTTTAAAAAAGACTTATTTTGAACCACTGCAGAACAAAAAAATTGAAGTTATAGTTGAAGATAAGAGCTATTTTCTTGAGTATTCATCTCTTGGAATAAAGATGGATATAGACAAGGCTGTAGAAAAGGCATATTCAATTGGCAGAAAGGGCAACCTTGCAACACGGTTTAAAGAGATAAAAAAGGTTTATGAAAATCCGATGGTCATAAGACTTAATTTCGAATATGATGAAAACAAACTCAAAAATTTTGTAGATGAGCTTTTCAACACATACTTTCAATCGTCTGTTAATGCAAGTATCAAAAAAGTAGGAGACCACTTTGTTATAACTCCAGAGAGAGTAGGGAAAAAAATTGATTATGCCTATCTTTTGAATAAATTAAAAGATATGATTAAAAACAAGCAAGAAGGCAAGATTTATGCAAGATTTTTAAGAGTAATGCCGCGAATCACAGCAAGTGAACTTTCGAAGGTAAAAGAAATAATAGGTTCGTTTACCACAAAGTTTGATAGTTCAAATGTTGCAAGAAGCGAAAATATAAGGGTGGCTGCACAAAAGATAAATGGTAGCTTAGTGATGCCGGGCGAAATATTTTCGCTGTCAAAGGCAATTGGACCTGTAACAGTTGAGAATGGTTTTAAAATTGCAAAAGTAATTGTCAACAATGAGTTTGTAGACGGTGTTGGTGGCGGGCTTTGTCAAATAGCAACAACTATATACAATGCAGTTTTGATGGCTCAGCTGAAGGTTGTGGAAAGAGCACCACATTCAGCTCTAATTTCGTACATGCCACCTGGCAGGGATGCAACAATTGCTTCAGGTTCAATAGATTTTAAATTCAAGAACACAACAAGTGCGCCTATCTATGTTGAAAGTTATACTTCCAAAAATACTGTGACGGTTAACCTTTATGGCAAAAATAATCACAAGGGTGAAGTGGTTAAGTTCGAATCGGAAGTAATCGAAAAAATACCATACAAAAAAGTTTACAAAAACGACCCAACACTTCCTCAAGGAGTAGAAAAGCTTTCCAATAAACCCCAGAATGGCTTAAAGGTAAAGACTTATATGCTTGTTTATAAAGATGGCAGGTTAATAGAAAGAAAGCTTCTGTCCTATGACTATTATAAACCTGTAAATGCTGTGATACTGGTTGGAACAAAAGCAAAAGAGACAGTCTCTTCATCTGTTTATGAGTAAGGGGAGAGGATAAGAAAAATGGACATTTATGAAAAGATATTAAAGTGCCCTGTATGCGGCAGTACAATCAAAGCACCGTTTGTGAAAAGCTCAGCAATTTATGTAGAGAGCAGGGATACAGATCTTTGTGTTTACTACAAGGGTATCAATCCTCTTTTGTATGATGTTATTGTCTGCGGGGAATGTGGCTATGCAGCGCTTAGCAAAAATTTTGGGAAACTTACAAAGTGGGATATAGAGTTATTGAAAGAAAAGGTTGCTTCAAAATGGGTAAAAAGAGAGATTCCATTTGAAAGAACAGTAGATGATGCTATTACGTTATATAAGCTTGCTTTGATTACAGCGACATCTAAACGAAAAATCAACAAATATGAGGTGGCAGGAATTTTACTGAGAATTTCATGGCTCTACAGACTAAATCAGGATAAAGAAAAAGAACTTGAGTTTCAAAAACTTGCTCTTCAGACATACAAGGATGCATTTGAACATGAAGAAGGCTCAGGAGACGAAATAGATCTGGCAACAGTCATGTATTTAATTGGTGAACTTTCGAGACGAGTAGGTGAAATTGAAGAGGCAAAAAAATGGTTTTCAAGGCTTATATCAAGCAAAGAAGCTCGAAACAATCCTCACATTCTTGAACTTGCAAGGGACCAGATTCAGATTATGAAAGATATGGAATAAAATATAATGAAAATTGACAGAAGATATGATATAATATTACCATAAAACTTGAAAATTCAGGAGGCAAAAATGCCAGAAAATGAAATTTTGCAAGCTATAGTTGCAAATCTTGAAAAGATTAATGAGCGACTTGATACTATTGAGAAAAGATTAGATAAGATTGAGCAAAGGCTTGATATGGTTGAGCAAAGGCTTGATATGGTTGAGCAAAGGCTTGATATGGTTGAGCAAAGACTCGACATGGTTGAGCAAAGGGTTGTGAAGCTTGAGCAAGATGTTCAAATTATTAAACAGGATGTTGTTATATTGAAAGAAGGTAACAAGGAACTGACAAGAAGAATGAATGCTGTATATGACCAGGTTGCATTCTTGACGGAGTTTCGAACAGAGATGATTATGTTCAGAGATGAGGTGTACAAAAGATTTGACAATTTAGAGCAGCAGACAGGGAGATTAAAAGAAGGGTTTGAGTATTTGCGTGACATGACAGTTGAGCATGAAATTGATCTTCGATTTTTGAAAAAAGTTGTAAGAGCTTCATAGTTTACGTAAAAATTAAATTGAAATCTCGAGAGCTGAAAAGAGGGGAACATTCCCCTCTTTTGTTTTATACTTCCTCATAAAATATTCGAAACTTTATATCCTGGTCATAGTTTCCAAAATGCCTTCCGAATAAAGTAACTCCACCAATATTCTTTGCATGGTCAGGTACAGCAACTCTAAATCTTATTTCATTTTTGGACTCTATGTCAATATCTTTTATAGTGACATTAGAAATTTTAAATCCGTCTATATATGTCCCATCTTCTGAAATAGAAAGAAGTTTTAAAAGTCCATATTGGTTCCAATTTGGAAACCACCAATCAGGTGTAAAAATTCCTCTGACATCTCCTCCAAAATCCCCTGGGCTTGTCCAGTAGCCAAGTTCAACTCCATTTAAATAAAAATAGATATCTGACGGCCAGTTATTACTAACACCAGGGGCTTCTGAGGAAATTTCAAACGAAATCTGGATTTCAACAGCTTTCTGATTTTGACGCAGAAAATTAGGGATTATATATTCTACATAACCTTTTGTGAACCAGATAATATCACAGTTAACATGTTCAGGATGTGCAAAGTATTTTGGGTCATCCACCTCTCCAATTAACTTATCTTTTGTAGCAAGTCCGCAGGTTGGATAAACATCAAAAATAGAATAATTGCCCACTTTAATTTCGCACTCATATAATTTTTGAGGATGCTTTGTGACGATGTTAATAATTATCTTGTCTTCAACAAGACGGCAAATCTTTTGATTGCCATGTTTTCCTGCAGCCGCACTGATTGTAACAATCCCAGCAGCAATTAGCTTTTTCATGTGCTGAGTAACTGCACCATTTGTAAGCCCGAGTTTTTGTGCAATTTCATTCATATTCATTTCTCTGTACTTACTCAGAAGATTAATGATTTCTAACCTTGCATCAGACGCTAAGGCTTCAAAAAGAACTTTTGCTTCTTTGAGATTGTCAATTTGTTTCATTTTCTGCATTCCACCCTTTTTAATAAGTATTAAACATTTTTATTTTAGCTGGTTTTAAAATAATCTGCAAGAAACAAGTAAAATTTGATAGTGTCAAGAGTTTGTAGGAAAAATTTTTTATTAGAATACACCTGCATTGTAGAAGTCACAACTAATCAAAGATTTTAATGCTCTTCGTAACTGGTTAACTTTACCATTTTCTATAACTGGTATATTATTCCACTTCTCCACACCTCGCCTCACTTTCTTTCCGTTCTTTATAATATCTTCAGCTATCTCCTTCACTTCTTGCCTTTCTTGCCTTTTCGCTTTTATCCTCTCTAAATATACCTGCATAAGCCCAAATCCATTATATTTTAGACTCAATAGCTTTACCATCGTCTCTGCTACATCTTCGCTCCACCCTCTTGGTCTTGAACTCATCCTCTCAGCTAATACATGACTTACATGCCCTTCCGCACTGCAGCCCTTTATCTTTACATTTGCTGCTTCTAATACTATATTATCCCAGTGAGAAAGTATATATCTCCTACCCTTCTTTATCCTCCTCTTAGCTACCTCATCTCCTTTAACCCTCTCTATCCCTTCTTTTACCAATGCCTCAAATCTCTCTCTATCCTTCTCTCTTAATGCCTTCATAATCTCTTTAAATAACTCCCTATCCCCTCCTGCGGGAGTTAAAATAAAATTGTGTCTACTGTATAATGAAAATTAAAAGGGGGTCGATTACAATGGAAAAAGATATCATTTTTGAAACAGCTAAAAACATGGCAATTGAGCAAGTATTAAATATGTATTGCTCTTCAGATGATCCTAATCGCCCTGCTCTCAAACAACTATTAGAACATTTATTAAACTGCTATTGGGTTATCAGAACGAAAAATCTACCTTGAAAAAAAACCAGAATGATAAAGGCAACGGCTTTTATGACCGCATGCTTTCCACTCCAGTAGGTAACCTCGAACCATCAAGCCACGAACAAGAACCAGTAATTTTCGCCCATCTGTCCTGCTATCCTGCCATACAAGAGAGTTGATTCATCTTATACAGATTTACTTATGTCTTTGGTTGCTAATGGCTACTCTGAAAGTTTGCTAATCCAAACCCTTAAAAGCCTTGACTTACCTTACTCAGAAGAGGAAATAACTAAAATTAAAAATGACCTCAAAAACGAACTCCAGCTCTTCAAACAAAGAGAACTACCCGAAAACGCCTTCGCTACTTTCAATTGATGGCTACCACTGTGAAATCAGAGACAACTCAAAAGTCAAACAGGCTACATGCTATGTTGTTCTCGGCATCGATTTAGAAGGCAAAAAAGATATCTTTGGCATTTACACCTTCTTTGGCAAAGAAAACAAAGCTGATTGGATGAAAGTTTTTGAAGATTTAATCACAAGGGGTCTAAAAAAAGTCCTAATAATTGTAAGCGATGACTTCCCTGGTATAATAGATGCAGTTAAAATCGCTTATCCTTATGCCGATCATCAATTATGTTTTGTCCACCTACAACGTAATGTAAAACGACATATGACAAAAGAAGATAGTTCAAAATTCAATAAAGAATTAGAAAGAATAAGATTATCTTCTTCTGATATTGATGAAGCTGTTTCCGCTTTTAATCAACTTTGCAATGAATACCTTTCTAAATATCCTCGCTTTTTAAAAGGAATTTTGGAGAAAGCTGAATATTACTTTGCTCATATAAGATATCCTGAGGAAATTAGAAAGCATATTTACACCACTAATGCAGTAGAGAGCATAAACAGCATAATTGAAAAGATAAGAATGAAATCGGGCGGATATTTTCAATCAACAGAGATTCTTGAGAAATTTGCTTTCAAAGAGAGAACTTTAAGCGTGGTAAATGGAAAAATGGGGTACCTCTTATTAAACACCACACTTACGAAATCTTACAACTTTTCAAATTACGCTATGAATTGGATACACAAAATTCTTGACAAGTCTCGATTCCTCTATAAATTTACATGCCTCCTCTATCATCTCCTTACCTATCTGGTCTAATTGCTTCTTGAGATCAATTGAATATTCTGTTATATCCTTCTCCCTTCGCGCTAACTTCACTATTCCTTCCTCAAAAGTCTTTAAAAGTTCTTCTATTTTTGATACAATATTTTTAGTCATTTTGCTCCCTCCTTTGGTTTGTTTTTCCTTTTCTTTTTTCGTTTTTTTCAACTATATATTCTACATCATATTTTCTTTTCTACCAAGAGGAGGGAGCTTTTTTCCATCCAAAGTCCTATAAATATTTTACACTAAGTAAAATTTGTGAGTTCAAACTGAGTCAACTTGTATATATACAAGTTTTTATGAGAAGTGTAAATAGTGAACTTGATTATTTCAAATCCAGTTTGTATAATTTAATTAAAATATTTTAATTTGAATTAAATAAAAGTGCGTGCATTGAAAATCTTCTCA
Proteins encoded in this region:
- a CDS encoding HypC/HybG/HupF family hydrogenase formation chaperone, which translates into the protein MCLGYPAKVVEILEDGKKAIVDYLGLKKTINVSLIKGVAVGDYLLIHSGVAIEKIDEKEAEEIEKLFGEVRNANL
- the hypD gene encoding hydrogenase formation protein HypD, with the translated sequence MQTYDAVNTIVNIIKNNIEKIGRQLRIIEVCGTHTVSIYRNGFHTLFKGYIDFISGPGCPVCVTHEGYINNLIELAKMNYTIYTFGDLLKVPGKSMSLAEARAEGAKIKIMYSPVDIVENISENEEAIIAAIGFETTVPAFALSIEKVLERGLKNVKFACELKTIDQPLKVLLKDHIKVDGLILPGHVATILGVDGFKFVEEFKIPSVISGFEKYDILLSLMSLTQSILDSDFTVKNEYKRVVKKEGNTVAKRYIERFFDRTDAYFRGLGLIEGGGLRLKSEYSAFSVQLKYDYESLSNSACRCADVLTGKLKPFECPLFEKVCTPQTPKGACMVSQEGSCNAYFRFGKWK
- the hypE gene encoding hydrogenase expression/formation protein HypE, whose protein sequence is MRTIRKEHGNGGKQTYELIDRLFKPIFGSEILKSGDDSTVFSLNGLIVGISTDSFVVKPYFFNGGDIGKLSVCGTVNDLAVAGLEPKYITVSFIIEEGFSMDDLEKITRSIKKYADIAKVEVVAGDTKVVEKGAADGVFINTTGLGVAKDVEKLPSISKIKSGQIVIVSGDIGRHGACIYSHNEDLGFEDRIESDCGLLSDAISELMREVDVVYMKDLTRGGLATALNEIVQKSGFDIRVEENRIPVADEVKALCDILGLDSYYLACEGRFVAIVNGDEKDKAIEILRKYNGFACEIGMVEESREKRVYLSTTFGGTRILDMLYYEMLPRIC
- a CDS encoding 4Fe-4S dicluster domain-containing protein, which translates into the protein MKLKIEYDKCKSCGLCVEICPKKILYIDRSRINKKGYNPVEVKDQNSCIGCGSCYKVCPDIVFEVGE
- a CDS encoding 3-methyl-2-oxobutanoate dehydrogenase subunit VorB; the encoded protein is MKILMKGNEAIAEAALRAGCDCFFGYPITPQTELLQYMAKKLLKSGGVFIQAESEVGAINMAYGAASCGKRVMTSSSGPGISLKQEGISYLAGAQLPCVIVNIMRGGPGLGNINAAQSDYLQATKGGGHGDYKVIVLAPSSVQEAVELTMKAFDLADKYRNPVMILGDGMLGQMMEVVEFDDSYQPQKMEKPWAVTGDRNREKRVTNSLYIVPEELEKHNLKLREKYKKIKENEVMVEEYLADDARVIFVSFGMCARIVKSAVNRLRQAGEKVGLVRPITLWPFPENELKSYASKEEVEFFIDIEMNLGQMLEDVKLSVEGKKEVHFYGRTGGMVPTIQEIMDFYYSLEK
- a CDS encoding thiamine pyrophosphate-dependent enzyme, which encodes MKFKRPDCLTKESMHYCPGCGHGIIHRLIAEVIDEDYKESKIIGVAPVGCAVFIYDYFNFDFVAAAHGRATAAATGVKRSIPDALVFSYQGDGDIAAIGTSEVIHAATRGENFTAIFVNNGVYAMTGGQMAPTTIPGQVTVSSPYGRDPKVQGYHIKLCEMLVPLDGVAFVARTSIHNLKNIELTKKAIKRAFEVQMNNEGFSIIEVLSNCPTNWGLSPCESMKRIENEVLKYYSLGIFKDKGRGI
- a CDS encoding 2-oxoacid:acceptor oxidoreductase family protein, whose protein sequence is MTEEILIAGFGGQGVLFLGQVFAYLGMKKGFNVSWLPSYGPEMRGGTANCSVIISNDMIGSPVVFNPDTLFVLNKPSLEKFEPTIKKSGLLLVNSSLVDILANRNDIEVHYIPATEIASSVGNVRVANIVMFGAYLAIKQNFSAYEAKGVLREFSKTEEIYNLNCLALEKGFEAIAGRG
- a CDS encoding VanW family protein; the protein is MKKYILIGIVVVLLIASTVLGYTLYDNVTKVLNTDRIYKGVYVEGVHLGGLTTEEALELLKKTYFEPLQNKKIEVIVEDKSYFLEYSSLGIKMDIDKAVEKAYSIGRKGNLATRFKEIKKVYENPMVIRLNFEYDENKLKNFVDELFNTYFQSSVNASIKKVGDHFVITPERVGKKIDYAYLLNKLKDMIKNKQEGKIYARFLRVMPRITASELSKVKEIIGSFTTKFDSSNVARSENIRVAAQKINGSLVMPGEIFSLSKAIGPVTVENGFKIAKVIVNNEFVDGVGGGLCQIATTIYNAVLMAQLKVVERAPHSALISYMPPGRDATIASGSIDFKFKNTTSAPIYVESYTSKNTVTVNLYGKNNHKGEVVKFESEVIEKIPYKKVYKNDPTLPQGVEKLSNKPQNGLKVKTYMLVYKDGRLIERKLLSYDYYKPVNAVILVGTKAKETVSSSVYE
- a CDS encoding DUF2225 domain-containing protein, with product MDIYEKILKCPVCGSTIKAPFVKSSAIYVESRDTDLCVYYKGINPLLYDVIVCGECGYAALSKNFGKLTKWDIELLKEKVASKWVKREIPFERTVDDAITLYKLALITATSKRKINKYEVAGILLRISWLYRLNQDKEKELEFQKLALQTYKDAFEHEEGSGDEIDLATVMYLIGELSRRVGEIEEAKKWFSRLISSKEARNNPHILELARDQIQIMKDME
- a CDS encoding ArsR/SmtB family transcription factor, whose product is MKQIDNLKEAKVLFEALASDARLEIINLLSKYREMNMNEIAQKLGLTNGAVTQHMKKLIAAGIVTISAAAGKHGNQKICRLVEDKIIINIVTKHPQKLYECEIKVGNYSIFDVYPTCGLATKDKLIGEVDDPKYFAHPEHVNCDIIWFTKGYVEYIIPNFLRQNQKAVEIQISFEISSEAPGVSNNWPSDIYFYLNGVELGYWTSPGDFGGDVRGIFTPDWWFPNWNQYGLLKLLSISEDGTYIDGFKISNVTIKDIDIESKNEIRFRVAVPDHAKNIGGVTLFGRHFGNYDQDIKFRIFYEEV